A stretch of Methanococcus voltae PS DNA encodes these proteins:
- a CDS encoding DUF530 family protein, with product MDSSTLILECNEFLDSLADLNLKVYCTVYDNLCILNDDNPLNKFDNVEFDNLKDENDTDSENTITTKNNNKDSKDSNHNNNNNNNNKNNIHYIPNKFENFDKYNIYSDKKQLLNDLEKNLVILEDYREKMELKGFDTPYIGVGRLNGGEEDDIYDILNYSSYLRRVVDEKKGSLERVKYAIVSHKIAIGNLQDSGNLDLICNLPYDGSYKEFLLQLPHYVVKTYKKFLTILNSEGKSTLSSTTLSIVIKENGRRRFKRIKVEEEDYEKYIRDTYGDAIITSIKKNYTKSKLLNDQYVKKILALSYLHTYQSLIGDKILKNISKMLNMSELSLITQYKQICQNYERADCDGGIIDVRQINELKFKKLQLISKLEDCGLYKDGKPLKCLEKSLEVENAIFEDACLNVPLSHLSNDLLKYYLNNTADERTRSNLFPSILVTPSKSQLAWLRLKTDHKKVLNYKLILEKEFPKYDLPIKLTGGILLYLAYDWDIVENYGYSKSEIESALKIICNIEDITKKLDCEPFSIEKLKEYNNIKKKKTKKFLNALGKI from the coding sequence ATGGATAGCAGTACATTAATCTTAGAATGTAATGAATTTTTAGATAGCTTGGCGGATTTAAATTTAAAGGTATATTGTACTGTATACGATAATTTATGTATTTTAAATGATGATAATCCACTTAATAAATTTGATAATGTAGAATTTGATAATTTAAAAGATGAAAACGACACAGACTCAGAAAATACTATTACTACTAAGAATAATAATAAAGATAGTAAAGATAGTAACCATAATAATAATAATAATAATAATAATAAAAACAATATTCACTATATACCCAATAAATTTGAAAATTTTGATAAATATAATATTTATTCAGACAAAAAGCAACTTTTAAATGATTTGGAAAAAAATCTAGTAATTTTAGAAGATTATAGGGAAAAAATGGAGTTAAAAGGTTTTGATACTCCATATATTGGTGTTGGTAGACTAAACGGCGGTGAAGAAGACGATATATATGATATATTGAATTATTCATCTTATTTAAGGCGTGTAGTTGATGAAAAAAAGGGTTCACTCGAACGTGTTAAGTATGCTATCGTATCTCATAAAATAGCAATCGGTAACTTACAGGACTCAGGCAATTTAGATTTAATATGTAATTTGCCCTACGATGGCTCCTACAAAGAATTTTTGTTACAATTGCCACATTATGTGGTCAAAACTTACAAAAAATTCCTAACAATCTTGAATTCAGAAGGTAAATCCACTTTAAGCTCTACAACATTATCTATTGTTATAAAAGAAAATGGAAGAAGACGATTTAAACGTATTAAAGTTGAAGAAGAAGATTACGAAAAATATATTCGAGATACTTATGGTGACGCGATAATAACATCCATAAAAAAGAATTATACAAAAAGTAAGCTTTTAAATGACCAATACGTTAAAAAAATTCTAGCTTTATCTTATCTGCACACTTACCAGTCACTAATTGGGGATAAAATATTAAAAAACATTTCAAAAATGTTAAATATGAGTGAATTATCCTTAATAACTCAATACAAACAAATTTGCCAAAACTATGAGCGTGCTGACTGTGATGGTGGTATCATAGATGTTAGGCAAATAAATGAGTTAAAGTTTAAGAAATTACAATTAATTTCTAAATTGGAAGATTGCGGACTATATAAGGATGGAAAACCTTTAAAATGTCTTGAAAAGTCTCTTGAGGTTGAGAATGCCATATTTGAAGATGCCTGTTTAAATGTTCCTTTATCTCACTTATCAAATGATTTATTGAAATATTACTTAAATAACACGGCAGACGAAAGGACACGTTCAAATTTATTCCCTTCGATATTGGTAACTCCATCAAAATCTCAATTAGCATGGTTAAGGCTCAAAACTGACCATAAAAAAGTTTTAAACTATAAATTAATATTGGAAAAGGAATTCCCAAAGTATGACTTACCAATAAAATTAACTGGCGGTATTTTGCTCTATTTAGCTTACGATTGGGATATCGTGGAAAACTATGGTTATTCCAAATCTGAAATAGAATCAGCCTTAAAAATTATTTGCAATATAGAAGATATAACTAAAAAATTAGACTGTGAACCATTTAGTATTGAAAAATTAAAAGAATACAATAATATTAAGAAAAAGAAGACTAAAAAATTCTTAAACGCCTTGGGGAAAATCTAA
- a CDS encoding TIGR00296 family protein codes for MKLSLEEGTFAVHETRQILKNYLNGTDYSISNAPKIFSETRGVFISLYTQSDNNLRGCIGIPEPVMPLKDALKEAAISAAVHDPRFTPITRDELKKIDIEVSILTHPQLLDVENPMEYIKKMSIGKHGLIIEFGTYRGLLLPQIAKEYNWSKKQYLSNLCTKAGMHPTAWLEYDVNIYSFEAQIFRELKPEGMVTERLDFRGCGLDKKL; via the coding sequence TTGAAGCTATCTCTTGAAGAAGGTACTTTTGCAGTACATGAAACAAGGCAAATTTTGAAGAATTATTTAAACGGTACGGATTACTCTATATCCAACGCTCCAAAAATATTTAGTGAGACTAGAGGGGTTTTCATATCATTATATACTCAGTCCGATAATAACTTGCGAGGATGTATTGGAATACCTGAACCGGTTATGCCTCTTAAGGATGCCTTAAAAGAAGCTGCAATTAGTGCTGCAGTACATGACCCGCGTTTTACGCCCATAACACGTGACGAATTAAAGAAAATAGATATAGAAGTCAGTATATTAACACATCCTCAACTCTTAGACGTCGAAAACCCAATGGAATATATAAAAAAAATGAGCATAGGTAAACACGGTTTGATTATTGAGTTTGGTACATATAGGGGGTTATTATTGCCTCAAATTGCAAAAGAATATAACTGGAGTAAAAAACAGTATCTTTCAAATTTGTGCACTAAAGCAGGTATGCACCCTACTGCGTGGTTAGAATACGATGTTAACATCTATTCGTTTGAAGCACAGATTTTTAGGGAATTAAAACCTGAAGGAATGGTTACGGAACGTTTAGATTTTAGGGGTTGCGGATTAGATAAGAAATTATAA
- a CDS encoding NOG1 family protein codes for MARKRRVEANPFKEMPSILYPDELMDKAYLRAEKLAGELRTTTRGLSTPKSRIIEDNKIRVISSVLSDNLIKIVEKTPSVDNLQPFYREILEIMVGSDEFKKSLAAIQWASDIIRRLGIQYSRRAKKAKSPQDASFYRKQFVGRVSSIIKQIYPNLAFLGVAQNKLKNIPTVKDLPSIVIAGYPNVGKSTLLRTLTGAEPEVNTYPFTTKGLNIGYTEEGIQVVDTPGVLDRPIYERNDIELHAVIAINYLSDALIYVIDPTEHCGFTVDAQMSLLKEVEKTFSVPVIVAMTKSDLENVDMDEDKIARIEDMEKELEDFNVVKVSSISKEGIESLKFEILETIDKIGLSELIEQ; via the coding sequence ATGGCAAGAAAAAGAAGAGTAGAAGCAAACCCGTTCAAAGAAATGCCGTCCATATTATATCCTGATGAATTAATGGACAAAGCATACTTGCGAGCTGAAAAATTAGCTGGGGAATTAAGGACTACAACTAGAGGATTAAGCACCCCCAAATCAAGAATTATAGAAGATAACAAAATTAGGGTTATTTCGTCAGTTTTATCAGATAATTTAATAAAAATTGTTGAAAAAACGCCATCAGTTGACAATTTACAGCCATTTTATAGGGAAATATTGGAAATTATGGTTGGAAGTGACGAATTTAAAAAATCACTTGCTGCAATTCAATGGGCTTCAGATATAATCAGAAGATTGGGCATACAATATTCAAGAAGAGCTAAAAAAGCTAAATCTCCTCAGGATGCTTCATTCTACAGAAAACAGTTTGTAGGTAGAGTTTCTTCAATTATTAAGCAGATTTACCCTAATTTAGCATTTTTAGGTGTTGCGCAAAACAAATTAAAGAATATACCAACAGTTAAGGACTTACCTTCAATAGTTATTGCAGGATACCCTAATGTAGGTAAATCTACATTATTAAGAACCCTTACAGGTGCAGAACCAGAAGTAAACACTTATCCATTTACTACGAAAGGTTTAAACATCGGATATACCGAAGAAGGAATTCAAGTTGTTGATACACCAGGTGTTTTGGATAGACCTATCTATGAAAGAAACGATATTGAGCTTCACGCAGTTATTGCGATAAACTACTTGTCTGACGCTTTAATTTACGTTATAGACCCTACTGAACATTGTGGTTTTACAGTTGACGCACAGATGAGCTTACTTAAGGAAGTAGAAAAGACCTTTAGCGTTCCAGTTATTGTTGCTATGACAAAATCTGATTTAGAAAATGTGGATATGGATGAAGACAAAATCGCAAGAATTGAAGATATGGAAAAAGAATTAGAAGATTTTAACGTTGTTAAGGTTTCATCTATTAGTAAAGAAGGTATAGAATCCTTAAAATTCGAAATTCTTGAAACAATTGATAAAATAGGATTATCTGAATTAATAGAGCAATAA
- the fen gene encoding flap endonuclease-1: MGVQLNEIISKKSISKKELNNKKIAIDAMNVIYQFLSSIRLRDGTPLKNSSGEVTSAYNGIFYKTINMLEMGLTPIWVFDGQAHELKEVTREERRKTRQKALSEYLVAKKEEDTEKMQKFAKRMNYLDTNMILNCKRLLDLMGVPHLTSGSEGEAQCAEIVKNGDAFAVVSQDYDSLLYGADKVIKNMTSSGSKELEYIELSEVLEELGVNRSQLIDMSILIGTDYNPKGVKGLGPKKALEIVKTNQMEKYVPEIENYSEIRKIFDKPELSEYKKGDLKLKRPNLEGIFKFLVEENDFSEDRVKSSSEKLDGLIKNKLSQSSIDSWF, encoded by the coding sequence ATGGGAGTACAGCTTAACGAAATAATTTCAAAAAAATCAATTTCAAAAAAAGAGCTTAACAATAAAAAAATTGCAATTGATGCCATGAATGTAATTTATCAATTTTTATCAAGTATAAGGTTGCGAGATGGGACACCTTTGAAAAATAGTAGCGGGGAAGTAACTTCTGCTTATAATGGTATATTCTATAAAACCATCAATATGCTTGAAATGGGTTTAACACCGATATGGGTTTTTGACGGTCAGGCTCACGAATTAAAAGAAGTTACCCGAGAAGAAAGACGTAAAACGAGACAAAAAGCACTTAGTGAATACCTTGTTGCAAAAAAAGAGGAAGACACTGAAAAAATGCAAAAATTTGCAAAGAGAATGAATTATTTGGATACAAATATGATTTTAAATTGCAAAAGACTTTTGGATTTAATGGGAGTACCTCATTTAACGTCTGGTTCTGAAGGAGAAGCTCAATGTGCAGAAATAGTGAAAAATGGAGATGCTTTTGCAGTTGTTAGTCAAGATTATGACTCTTTACTATATGGTGCGGACAAAGTAATAAAAAATATGACTAGCTCTGGCTCCAAAGAATTAGAATATATAGAATTAAGTGAAGTTTTAGAAGAATTAGGCGTTAATCGTAGTCAATTGATTGATATGTCTATTTTAATAGGTACGGACTACAATCCAAAAGGAGTTAAGGGATTAGGACCTAAAAAAGCTCTTGAGATTGTTAAAACTAACCAGATGGAAAAATATGTACCTGAAATAGAAAACTATTCGGAAATTAGAAAAATATTTGATAAACCAGAACTTTCAGAATACAAAAAAGGCGATTTAAAATTAAAAAGACCGAATTTAGAAGGAATTTTTAAATTTTTGGTTGAAGAAAATGATTTTTCAGAAGATAGGGTTAAATCATCGTCTGAAAAATTGGACGGATTGATTAAAAATAAATTATCACAGAGTAGTATAGACAGTTGGTTTTAA
- the galU gene encoding UTP--glucose-1-phosphate uridylyltransferase GalU, whose amino-acid sequence MVKKAIIPAAGFGTRLLPITKAQPKEMLPVLGKPIIQYVIEDLAEAGISDVMIVTGKGKYAIENHFDKNFELEERLKKDAKCDALKAISDINNLATIYYTRQGKQLGLGHAIGCGSEFVGDEYSILMVGDTIYSKNVAKELMNAHEKYGCSVIALERVPMEDVSKYGVIAGEQIEEGIYNIHDLVEKPPVSEAPSNLIITGAYLLSPKIFEHIKNTEPGRGNEIQLTDAMKTLLNEEKIIGIELNYKRYDIGDIKGWLEANVELGLENIPGFKEYLKSLCEEGINKK is encoded by the coding sequence ATGGTTAAAAAAGCAATAATTCCGGCAGCAGGTTTTGGTACAAGATTATTACCAATTACAAAGGCTCAACCTAAAGAAATGCTCCCCGTACTGGGTAAACCCATAATTCAATATGTAATCGAGGATTTAGCAGAAGCGGGTATCTCAGATGTTATGATTGTTACCGGAAAAGGAAAATATGCAATCGAAAACCATTTTGATAAGAATTTCGAACTTGAAGAACGTTTGAAGAAAGATGCAAAATGTGACGCTTTAAAGGCAATAAGTGATATTAACAATTTAGCAACAATATACTACACAAGACAAGGGAAACAACTAGGTTTAGGGCACGCAATTGGTTGCGGTAGTGAGTTTGTAGGTGACGAGTACTCTATTTTAATGGTGGGGGATACAATATACTCCAAAAATGTTGCAAAGGAATTAATGAACGCACATGAAAAATACGGTTGCTCAGTAATTGCACTTGAACGAGTACCAATGGAAGACGTTTCAAAATATGGGGTCATAGCAGGCGAACAAATCGAAGAGGGTATTTACAATATTCACGATTTGGTGGAAAAACCGCCTGTTTCTGAGGCTCCTTCAAACTTAATTATCACCGGAGCTTATTTATTGTCTCCAAAGATATTTGAGCATATTAAAAATACAGAACCAGGGCGCGGAAACGAAATTCAGCTAACAGACGCGATGAAAACATTATTAAACGAAGAAAAAATCATAGGAATCGAGTTAAATTACAAAAGATATGATATTGGAGATATAAAAGGTTGGTTAGAAGCTAATGTAGAATTAGGACTTGAAAACATTCCTGGATTTAAGGAATACTTAAAATCGTTGTGTGAAGAAGGAATTAATAAAAAATAA
- a CDS encoding adenylyltransferase/cytidyltransferase family protein, with product MSKNENNPKLKNNNGNAKKKVALTAGTFDLLHPGHFNTLDFAKKHADELVVVIARDETVKRIKGRKPVIPEEQRKMMIETLKPVDKAILGSLTDKLEPILNIKPDIIVLGPDQTTYQLEELKSQLLERGFETEIIKVEEYVECPFHSSYDILKEIVKRWCNKEIELK from the coding sequence ATGTCAAAAAACGAAAATAACCCCAAATTAAAAAATAATAACGGAAATGCCAAGAAAAAAGTTGCACTAACTGCAGGTACTTTTGATTTACTGCATCCAGGACACTTTAACACACTTGACTTTGCCAAAAAACACGCTGATGAATTAGTCGTTGTAATTGCTAGAGATGAAACCGTTAAACGTATCAAAGGAAGAAAACCGGTTATTCCTGAAGAACAACGAAAAATGATGATAGAAACACTTAAACCAGTTGACAAAGCTATATTGGGTAGCTTAACAGATAAATTAGAACCTATATTAAATATAAAACCCGATATAATTGTATTAGGTCCTGACCAAACCACATATCAGCTTGAAGAATTGAAAAGCCAACTTTTAGAAAGGGGCTTTGAAACTGAAATAATCAAAGTTGAAGAATATGTAGAATGCCCTTTCCATAGCTCTTATGACATACTAAAGGAAATTGTCAAAAGATGGTGCAACAAGGAAATTGAATTAAAATAA
- a CDS encoding coenzyme F420-0:L-glutamate ligase — protein sequence MSKIIENGVVEKRKMELIGLEIPLIKGGEDLAEIIAEYPLENNDIIVIAETVVAKSENNVVNKKDVVVSEIAKEIAKKLEKDPEVVQIILNEANEVVKLGDKFIITETKHGFVCANSGVDESNSKDLVKPLPQNPDLSAEKIMERIKELKDVDVGVIINDSMGRPFRNGSCGVAIGVSGVCALWDRKGEKDLFGRELKTTEVGIADELAAAASVVMGQSNEGIPVVIIKNAPIPLQKGTGKDLIRKKEFDVFR from the coding sequence ATGTCAAAAATAATCGAAAATGGCGTAGTTGAAAAAAGAAAAATGGAATTAATAGGTTTAGAAATCCCCTTGATTAAAGGTGGCGAAGATTTAGCAGAAATTATCGCAGAATATCCTTTAGAAAATAATGATATAATTGTAATTGCTGAAACGGTTGTTGCAAAGTCTGAAAACAATGTTGTAAACAAAAAAGACGTTGTAGTGTCTGAAATAGCAAAAGAAATTGCCAAAAAACTTGAAAAAGACCCTGAAGTAGTTCAGATAATATTGAATGAAGCGAATGAAGTTGTAAAATTAGGGGATAAGTTTATAATAACAGAAACGAAACACGGATTCGTTTGTGCAAATAGTGGTGTAGATGAGAGTAATTCTAAAGACTTAGTTAAGCCACTCCCTCAAAACCCAGACCTTAGCGCTGAAAAGATAATGGAAAGAATTAAAGAGTTAAAGGATGTAGATGTTGGCGTTATTATTAACGATAGCATGGGTAGACCATTTAGAAACGGTTCTTGCGGTGTTGCAATTGGTGTAAGTGGTGTTTGCGCCTTATGGGATAGGAAAGGTGAAAAAGACTTATTTGGTCGTGAGTTAAAAACTACTGAAGTAGGAATTGCTGACGAACTAGCTGCGGCTGCTTCTGTTGTTATGGGGCAATCCAATGAAGGAATACCTGTAGTTATTATTAAAAATGCACCTATTCCATTACAAAAAGGTACTGGTAAAGATTTAATTAGAAAAAAAGAATTTGACGTATTTAGATAA
- the cobS gene encoding adenosylcobinamide-GDP ribazoletransferase yields the protein MLQEIKALIAFMTKIPVANVTCGFEDMAKYFWFMPLIGTLIGLFGALIAYGLYSIEFSAPLLVGSIVLCTLLYMQGFHHVDGLGDYGDAWMVMGNKRKKLEVMKDVNIGIGGIMFLLFIEFASVFALAHLYGSVSIFEFMKYIILVETCSRLVLLACATCGIPATEGTGRYLVKKSNEMFLLIGILTPLLIGYLLGVFKIAIMLATISAFFGMYFAWKSNKTLGCVTGDILGASAEMGRALLLVLIIALAPAVKYGILNI from the coding sequence ATGTTACAAGAAATCAAAGCACTAATTGCATTTATGACAAAAATACCTGTAGCAAATGTAACGTGCGGTTTTGAAGACATGGCCAAATATTTCTGGTTTATGCCTCTTATCGGTACATTAATAGGGCTTTTTGGAGCTTTAATAGCTTATGGACTTTATAGTATCGAATTTTCTGCTCCTTTACTCGTAGGTAGTATAGTACTTTGCACACTTTTATATATGCAAGGATTCCACCACGTTGACGGATTAGGCGATTACGGGGACGCTTGGATGGTAATGGGCAATAAAAGGAAAAAATTAGAAGTAATGAAAGATGTAAACATTGGTATTGGCGGGATAATGTTTTTATTATTTATCGAATTTGCATCAGTGTTTGCACTAGCACATTTATATGGTAGCGTTTCAATTTTTGAGTTTATGAAATACATCATACTTGTAGAAACTTGCTCGAGACTTGTATTATTAGCTTGTGCTACTTGTGGTATTCCTGCTACAGAAGGTACTGGACGGTATTTGGTTAAGAAATCTAACGAAATGTTCTTATTAATTGGAATATTGACTCCTTTATTGATTGGTTACTTGTTAGGCGTATTTAAAATAGCCATAATGCTTGCCACAATCTCTGCATTCTTTGGAATGTACTTTGCTTGGAAATCAAACAAAACACTCGGATGTGTTACAGGCGATATATTGGGAGCTTCTGCGGAAATGGGTAGAGCTTTACTTTTAGTTTTAATTATAGCTTTAGCCCCTGCTGTAAAATATGGTATACTTAATATATAA
- a CDS encoding acetolactate synthase encodes MIAKQLSVFLENKSGRLYEVMEILEKENINIVALSVADTTEYGILRMVVSDPEKALKALKDNLFSVGLTDIVCICIPNEVGSFSKASKYLSEEEISIEYMYAFALNDKALAVLRTENNEKCIEVLTNKGIEVVSADKLKKI; translated from the coding sequence ATGATTGCTAAACAATTGTCTGTATTTTTAGAAAATAAATCCGGTAGATTATACGAAGTTATGGAAATTTTAGAAAAGGAAAATATTAATATCGTAGCTTTAAGCGTTGCAGATACTACAGAGTACGGAATATTAAGAATGGTAGTTTCAGACCCTGAAAAGGCCTTAAAAGCACTCAAAGACAATTTATTTTCAGTTGGTTTAACAGATATTGTATGTATCTGCATACCTAATGAAGTTGGTTCTTTTTCAAAAGCTTCTAAGTATCTTTCTGAAGAAGAAATTAGCATTGAGTACATGTATGCTTTTGCATTAAACGACAAAGCTTTAGCTGTTTTAAGAACTGAAAACAACGAAAAATGTATTGAAGTACTTACTAACAAAGGAATAGAAGTTGTAAGTGCCGATAAGTTGAAAAAAATCTAA
- a CDS encoding phenylacetate--CoA ligase family protein: protein MIWNKTIECRDREEMRELQSKRLCETVNRVYYNVPFYRNKMQELGVYPEDIEGIDDIVKLPFTTKQDLRDNYPFGIFASPMQDIVRVHASSGTTGKPTVVGYTRKDITTWSEIVARTLNFAGVSKDDFIQIAYGYGLFTGGLGLHYGGERLGATVVPISGGNTEKQIQLMQDFKTSVIACTPSYALYLAEAMQERGVDPKSLNLKVGIFGAEPWTEAMRENIEESFGIKAYDIYGLSEIMGPGVACECEAKAGLHINEDHFIPEIIDPNTLEQLPEGQKGELVFTTVTKEGLPLLRYRTRDLTSLNYEKCECGRTLVRMNKCTGRSDDMLIIRGVNVFPSQIESALLKINEVLPHYMLEVDRINNLDVLSVLVEVDPVFFSDKIKELEKLNKRIKKAIVDVIGINANVKLVEPKTLGRTEGKSKRVVDKRIIQ from the coding sequence ATGATATGGAACAAAACCATTGAATGTAGAGATAGGGAAGAAATGCGAGAACTACAAAGTAAAAGACTTTGTGAAACTGTTAATCGTGTTTACTACAACGTACCATTTTACAGAAATAAGATGCAAGAGTTGGGCGTATATCCTGAAGATATTGAAGGTATCGACGATATAGTAAAATTACCATTCACTACAAAACAGGATTTAAGAGATAACTACCCATTCGGGATATTTGCGAGTCCTATGCAAGATATAGTGAGAGTTCACGCATCCTCGGGTACCACTGGTAAACCTACAGTAGTTGGATATACCCGTAAGGATATTACTACCTGGTCAGAGATTGTCGCAAGAACATTAAACTTTGCAGGCGTGTCTAAAGATGATTTCATACAAATTGCATACGGATACGGTCTCTTTACGGGCGGTTTAGGTTTACATTATGGTGGTGAAAGGCTTGGAGCTACCGTTGTACCGATATCTGGTGGAAACACAGAAAAACAGATACAATTAATGCAAGACTTTAAAACGAGCGTAATTGCTTGTACTCCGTCTTACGCTCTTTATTTAGCTGAAGCTATGCAAGAACGTGGTGTTGACCCTAAAAGCTTAAATTTAAAAGTAGGTATTTTTGGAGCTGAACCTTGGACTGAAGCTATGCGTGAAAATATTGAAGAAAGCTTTGGTATTAAAGCATACGATATATACGGTTTAAGCGAAATTATGGGCCCTGGTGTGGCTTGTGAATGTGAAGCTAAAGCTGGTTTACACATAAATGAAGACCACTTCATACCAGAAATTATTGACCCAAATACACTTGAACAATTACCCGAAGGTCAAAAGGGTGAATTAGTATTTACCACAGTTACAAAAGAAGGCTTACCACTCTTAAGATACAGAACTAGAGACTTAACGAGTCTTAATTATGAAAAATGTGAATGTGGTAGAACCTTAGTAAGGATGAATAAATGTACTGGTAGAAGTGATGATATGCTCATTATTAGGGGTGTTAATGTATTCCCATCCCAAATTGAGAGTGCTTTACTTAAAATTAACGAAGTTTTACCTCATTACATGCTTGAAGTGGATAGAATCAACAATTTGGACGTTTTAAGCGTACTCGTTGAAGTTGACCCTGTATTCTTCTCAGATAAAATTAAGGAACTTGAAAAATTAAATAAAAGAATTAAAAAAGCAATTGTTGACGTAATTGGAATTAATGCAAATGTAAAATTGGTAGAACCTAAAACATTAGGTAGAACCGAAGGAAAATCAAAAAGAGTAGTCGATAAAAGAATTATTCAATAA
- a CDS encoding ACT domain-containing protein, translating to MENVVITVIGLDKPGIVAGITKIIADSNSNIVDIKQTIMQDLFTMIMMIDIENSNKQLPELKEELEKLGAEINVKITIQHENIFKYMHRL from the coding sequence ATGGAAAACGTTGTTATAACCGTTATTGGATTGGATAAACCAGGGATTGTTGCAGGAATTACAAAAATTATTGCAGATAGTAACTCAAACATTGTGGATATAAAACAAACTATTATGCAAGATTTATTTACCATGATTATGATGATTGATATTGAAAACTCAAACAAACAATTGCCAGAACTTAAAGAAGAATTGGAGAAATTAGGTGCTGAAATTAACGTTAAAATTACCATTCAACACGAAAATATCTTCAAATACATGCACAGACTTTAA
- the purC gene encoding phosphoribosylaminoimidazolesuccinocarboxamide synthase, whose protein sequence is MTSYDLEQIKSKQPLYTGKAKSIYEIDNETVLVEFRDDITAGNGAKHDVKSGKGYLNALISAELFRVLEKAGIPTHFIEYIEPTTTIAKNVKIVPIEVIVRNITAGSLCRRYPFEEGKELKTPIVQFDYKNDEYGDPMLNYDIALALEIATLEQLDEIKEIGLKVNDVLVKYFDNIGIKLVDYKIEIGLTNDGKLIVADEISPDTMRLWDKETNDVMDKDVFRKDLGNVLEKYEVVAKRMGLLE, encoded by the coding sequence ATGACATCTTACGATTTAGAGCAAATAAAATCAAAACAACCATTATACACAGGAAAAGCTAAATCCATTTATGAAATTGACAACGAAACCGTTTTAGTTGAATTTAGGGACGACATAACCGCAGGAAATGGTGCAAAACACGATGTAAAAAGCGGAAAAGGATATTTAAACGCTTTAATTTCAGCAGAATTATTCAGAGTACTCGAAAAAGCAGGAATTCCAACACATTTTATCGAATACATTGAGCCTACAACTACAATCGCTAAAAACGTTAAAATTGTACCTATCGAAGTAATCGTTAGAAACATAACCGCAGGTAGTTTATGCAGGAGATACCCATTCGAAGAAGGAAAAGAGTTGAAAACCCCTATAGTTCAATTTGACTACAAAAATGACGAATACGGCGACCCTATGTTAAACTACGATATCGCTTTAGCTCTCGAAATTGCTACACTCGAGCAATTGGATGAGATTAAAGAAATCGGTTTAAAAGTAAATGACGTTTTAGTTAAATACTTTGATAACATTGGTATTAAATTAGTAGATTACAAAATTGAAATCGGTCTTACAAACGATGGTAAATTAATTGTGGCTGATGAAATAAGCCCTGATACGATGAGATTATGGGACAAAGAAACAAACGACGTAATGGATAAAGACGTATTTAGAAAAGATTTAGGAAATGTTCTCGAAAAATACGAAGTAGTTGCTAAAAGAATGGGATTATTAGAATAA
- the purS gene encoding phosphoribosylformylglycinamidine synthase subunit PurS — MYKAEITVKLKKGVLNPEGQTILKALNFLGFNEVSDVKSFKSIELEFEAENEEKAMERLTEMCNKLLANPVIHDYEIKLEKN, encoded by the coding sequence TTGTATAAAGCTGAAATTACTGTTAAATTAAAAAAAGGAGTTTTAAACCCTGAAGGACAAACAATATTAAAAGCATTAAACTTTTTAGGTTTTAACGAAGTAAGCGACGTTAAATCATTTAAAAGTATTGAATTAGAGTTTGAAGCAGAAAATGAAGAAAAAGCAATGGAAAGATTAACTGAAATGTGCAATAAATTATTGGCAAATCCTGTAATCCATGATTACGAAATAAAATTGGAAAAAAACTAA